The DNA segment CGAGGGGACCGCCCGCGCCATGGTGGCCTCGCTCGTCGCCCGGCAGTCGCTCGCCGCCGGGCTCTTCTCCGCGCAACGCATGGTCGTCGACGCCCAGGACATCGAACGGGAGAAGATCGCGGCGCTGACCGAGGCCGCCAAGAAGAGACGCGCCGTGGAGATGATGGCCGAACGGCACGCCGAGGCCGTCCGCGACCACGATCTCCGCACCGACCAGGCCAACCTCGACGAGCTCGCGGTCACCTCGAAGGCGCGCCAGGCCGCCAACGGAGCGGAGGGAGGCCAGGAATGACCTCGATGGGCGTGAACGGGGTTATCAACCGGGTGGCCGAGCTCAAGGAGCAGCTCGGGCTGAACCCTCCGCCGGCCGCCGCCACCACCGGCGCCAACGGCACCAAGTTCGCGTCGGCGCTGGCCGACGCGACGAGCGCCGGCGTCGCTCAGCCCGGGAAGTCGTCCGGACCGAGCGGCGCCGACGTCGTCGCGGCCGCCAAGAAATACCTGGGTACGCCGTACGTCTTCGGCAGTGACAACCCCAGCAAGGGCCTGGACTGCTCGGGGTTCGTGCAGCAGGCCTACGAGGACCTCGGCGTGAAGCTCCCCCGCAACTCGTGGCAGCAGGCCCAGGCCGGGCGGCCGGTGGCGAGCCTCTCCGACGCGAAGCCGGGTGACGTGCTCGCCTTCAACTCACCCGTCGACCACGTGGCGATCTATCTCGGCGACAACAAGATGATCGCGGCGCCGAAGCCCGGCGACCACGTCAAGATCCAGTCCGTGTACGAGAAACCGAGCCACATCCGGCGGGTCCTCGACACGGTTCCGGCCGCTGCCGTCCAGGACATGTCGGCGCTGCGCCCGGCCGGTCTGCGAGGCGCCGGCAGCACCGGCGGGGTGAGCGGCGTGCCCTACGCCGACCTGTTCAACACGGCCGGCGCCCGGTTCGGCGTCGATCCGAAACTGCTCGCGGCGGTAGCGAAGGTCGAGTCGGGGTACAACCCCAAGGCGGTCAGCAAGGTCGGGGCACAGGGCCTCATGCAGCTCATGCCCTCCACCGCCCGCGGCCTCGGCGTGCACAACGCCTTCGACCCGGAGCAGGCCGTCAACGGCGCGGCGAAGCTGCTCTCGCAGCACCTCAAGGAGTTCAAGTCGTTGCCGCTGGCGCTCGCGGCGTACAACGCGGGTGGCGGCGCCGTGAAGAAGTACGACGGGATCCCGCCGTTCTCGGAGACCCAGGCATACGTCCCGAAGGTGCAGAACGCCCTGGCCGCGCTCGGCGGCTGACCTTTCCTTCTCGAAATCAAGTCCGGAACAGGAGAGATACCCGATGCCGGCTTCCGTGACGGGTCCCGACCGCCGCCCCACGACCGACAGCACCCGCCGTGCAGGGGGACGGCGGGACGAGGGGGGCTCGGACTTCGGTTCGGCGCTCTCCGCAGAGATGGGCCGCCCCGACGACGAGGAGAAGAAGGCGCCGGACGCGGCGAAACGCGCCGGCACCGATCAGGCCACCGCGAACCGGGCCGCTTCGATCCGGTCCGCGGAACGGGCCGCCGACGATCAGGCAGCAGCGAACCGGGCGGCTCTCGACCGCTCGGTGGCGAACCGGGCGGCGTCCGACCGCAGCCTGATGAACCGCGCGCTGAAGGACGACGACACGAACCGGCTGGACAGCAACCGGACCGGCTCGGCGCGTGCGGCGGCCACCGCCGCCGCCGACCGGGCGGCTGATCAGCGGGCCGCAGCGAGCCGGGCAGCGGACCAGCGGTCGGCAGCGAGCCGGGCCGCGGACCAGCGGGATGCCGGGCGGACGGCCGGTCAGCGGGCTGAGGACCAGCGCGTGGCCGATCGAGCAGCCGACCGAGCAGCCGACCGCGCTGCCGACCGGGCCGCGGCGAACCGTGACGCGGATCGGAACGCCGCCGCGCGGGCCACCGCCAACCGGGCACTGGCCAACCGCGCGCTCACCAACCGGGCCATCGCCAACCGGGCAGCCCAGCCCTTCGCCAAGCCGGCCGTCACCGAACGACCGGCTGCCGAGCGGCCGTCCACCGACGGCACGCACGCAGCCGACGCCGACCGCGCCACCACGACCGACCGCGCCGGGGCCACCGACCGCGCCGCCGGGCGTTCCGCAACCGGGCGCTCCACCGCCGGCCGGGCCGGCGCCGGATCCGCCGACCGGGCCGCTGCCGATGGGGCCGGTACTGATCGGGCCGGTACTGATCGGACCGGTACTGATCGGGCCGAGGAAGCGGCCGACAGCGCCAAGGCGGCCGACCGTACCGGCACCGAGACCGGAACCGGTCAGACCGCCGCCGGGACCACGGCGACCGCCGAACAGCTGGCCGCTGCGGCCGCACAGGCCGGTCAGCAGCAGGGAATCGTGGCCGGGGTGGCCGACGGCGCCGCGGACCCCTCGGCGGTGACCGGTGTCGCCGCGAGCACGGGCGTTGCCGGCGCGACCGCGGCGGGCGTCGACCTGGCCGGCACCACGACCGGCGTGGGCGGGACCGGCGCGGCGGGGGCCGGTGCCGACGGAACCGGGGTGGGTGGACCCGGCTCGGCGGGGGTCGGTGCACCCGGAACCGGGGTGGGTGGACCCGGCACGGGTGAACCCGGTGTGGGCGGAACCGGTGCGGCTGGTCAAACCGGGGCGGGATCGGCCGGTGGACCGGGACAGGCCGGCGGTGTCCCGCTTCCGGCCGGGATGACACCGGTGAGCCAGGACATGGCAGCCGACCCGGCTCTGGCCGCGGCAGCCCAGGCGGCCGCGCAGACCGCCGCGACCCGGGCGGACGCCGCCCAGGCCGGTACAGCGACCGAGAACGTTCAGTCCGCCGACGCCACCGCCACGCCCGCGGGCGACACGGCCACGCCCGGAGCCGGGGTGGCCGGGCCGGGTGGCGACGCGGCGTCGGCGAACGCCGGTGGCGGCTCGGCTGAAGGCGGTGGCAGCGAGGGCGAGCGATTCCCGGCGCCCGAGACGGCCGGTGTTCCGGCGGGCGGCGTGCCTGCGGGGGCTTCCGGCGTACCCGGGGCGGGTCAGACCGACCCGGCAGCGGCCGCCGGCATGCCGCCCGGAACTCCCGGCGTGACCGGGCCGCAGGCAGCGGCACCGGCCGCGCCCCTCGCCGACGTGCCCGCACCGCCTCCCTCCACGCCGGTGCCCGGTCCGCCCGCGTCGCAGCTCGCCATGCGGATCGTCCCGCTGAAGCTGGACGCCGACGGCGTGCACCGGCTCACCGTGCACCTGCACCCGGTCGACCTCGGACCGGTCCAGGTGGTCGCGGAGATCCGGAACGGCGACATCAGCGTGCAGCTCTCCGGCGGGACCGAGGCGGGCACCGAGGCTCTCCGGTCGGCGCTCGACGACCTGCGTCGTGAGCTGCAGGACTCCGGGTTCGGCAACTGCACGCTCGACCTGCGGCAGGGCACCGCCCAGCAGGGCAGGCAGCAGTTCCCGGGCGGTGGCCCGGGCCGCCGGGGCGACGTGCCGGGCGGGACGAACGACCTGCCGGCCGAGCCGGCGCCGAACGCGACCCGCCGGGCCACGCCGACCGGCCGGATCGACGTCCAGGCCTGACCCGTGAAACGCGACGACCACCCGCTCGTCAGGCGGGTGGTCGTCGGTTCGATCCGGCGTGATCGGGCGACTTCCCCATCGATCGATCAGGCCGGTTTCTCCGGTGTGGGATTGTCGATCGGTTCCGGTGTCACTGCGGTGCCGTCCGTCGGGTTCTTCCGATAGCCCGCCAGGATGAACCGCACGCCGGCCAGGAGCACGGCGGCGATCGGCACGGCGATGAGGAACCGGATCAGCACCTGCAGCAGATCGAGCTGGTCGACGAGCAGGCGGTACAGGGCCGGCGCGGTCATCAGCAGCGCGAACAGCAGAACCGACGGACGGATCATCGCCGTGAGGCGCGAGTCGCCCGGCGTGGCGTGGCGGCGGACGGCATCACCTCGGCCGCGATCCGGGCGCAGAGCATGGCGGCCCAGGCGTGCGGTGTCGCGGGCTTACCGTCCAGCGAGAAGATCGGCACGTCCAGCCCGAGCACCGAGGCCGGGTCCGAGGTGAGCTCCACGCTGTGCACCACGAGCGCCTCCACGTCACCGAGTCCGCGCAGGTGGCGGGCGGTGTCCGCGGTCTTGCGGGTGGCGTCGACGACGGCCCAGAGCGCCGTGGCGCCGAGCGCGTCGCACATGTCGTTCACCCAGAACGGGTCGGTGCCACCGACCGGCGCGTCGATCACCACGACCCACGAGTGGTCGGCGCTCTGCAGCTTCTCGGCCCGCGACTCGGCCGCGCTGCGGCTGGAGATGAGCCGGGACGAGTGCAGCCCGGTGCCGGCCGTCGACGGCCCGGCCAGCAGCAGGTGGCTCTGGTCGACGTGCACCTGCTCCAGCAGATGCTTGGCGATCGGCATGGTGGCGTGCACCTCGCCGGCCAGGACCAGGATCTCGCCGGGCCCGTCCGGGATGCCGGGTGCGGAAGGACGGGCGGCCAGGACGCTGAGCACGCCGGCATACGTGTCACCGCCGGTGATCTTGCGGGCCATCTCCTCCGGCATGCCGACCGTCACGAGGTTGCGCTGCACCGGATCGAGGTCGCCGGACTGCGTGATCGACACCGGCGCGACGGCCGGGACGGCGGCCGTCGCCGGCGGCGGGGCGGCAGCGGCGGGCGGCGCGGCCGGCGACACCGGAGCGAGCGTGGCCTCGGCCGCGTACGCCTCGGTGGCCGCACGGGCGGGCGCCGGGCTGAACGGCGCCGCCGTCGCCGCGCGGGGCGGCACCGCGGCCGGCTCGGACGGCCGGGTCGGCGCCGGTGTCGCGGCTCTGGCCTGCGCGGACATCGCCGTCCGGATCGGCGCGACCGGCTCCGGCATCTGGGGCGTCGCCGCCGGCATCTGGGGCATCCCGGCCGGCATCTGCGGCATCGGCGCGGCCGACATGTGGGCCGGCGAGACCGGTGCCGACGTGGGCTGCGGCGGGTGGGCGGGCATCGGCGGCAGCGGCGGCTCCTTGGCGGCCGCCGCGGGCCGGGACGGGAAGCTCGGCACCGTCGGCAGGGCGGCCGGCAGGGGACGGTTCACCGCGGCGCCACCGGCCGCGGACGGGCGGAACGGGCGTACCGTCTGCGGCCCCTCCTGCGCCTCGGTCTGCCGGGGCCGGGCCGGCGCCGCCATCGGGCGGGATGGTGGACTGCCGCTGCCCGCCCGGCCGCCGCCCGCGTTGCTCGCCGCGTCGATGCCGGCCATCAGGTCGGCGAAGGCGGCGCCGGTGTCACCGAACGCGGCGCTGCGGCTCTCCTGACGCGAGCGCAGTTCCGGCGGCTGACCCGGGTCCGTGATCACCCGGTCCTGGGATTCGGCCTGCTCCAGGAGCCGCTCGAAGTTGTTCGTGTCGTTCTGGGCGACGGTCTGTTGCGCCATGTCATCACTGTCCTCGGTCGCATCCGGTACCTCGACGGAGAGCTCGTAGTGCTGCTTCGCGAAGAAGCCGCCGATACCACCGCTTCGTACCTTGTCGGCGGAAATGATCTTCACACCGGAGCCGTACTCGTCACGTACCTGAGCCAGAAGCGGCTCGATGGTCGGTCCCTCAAGCAGCACCCGCGTAGGCACCGTTCACCACCCCTATCGTCTCGATCTGTGCGGTGGAACCAGAGATTTCGCTGTACGACAGCACCTGAACTCGGCGGGAACCGGCCCGCAGCAGTCGCATCAGTGGCAGCCGCAGTTGTGGGGAGCAGGCCAGGACCGGGTTGAGGCCCTGCTGCTCGGCGGCCTCAGCCAACCGGCTGGCCTCGCTGACGATCGCCTCGGCACGCATGCCGTCGATCGCCATGAAGGCGCCGGTCTCGCTGGGTCGCAGGGACTCGAGCAGGCTCTGCTCGAGCATCGGGTCGAGCGTGATCACGGTGAGCCGGCCGGACGACGCGTACTGCGCCGCGATCGCCGGGCCGAGGGCGCTCCGTGCCGCCTCGACCAGGCTGTCGTGATCCACCGTCTGCTTGGCCCGCAGCGAGAGCGCCTCGAAGATCCGGACCAGGTCGCGGATCGGCACACCCTCGTCGAGCATCGCCTGCAGCACCTTCTGGATCTGGCCCAGGCTGAGCAGGCCCGGCGTCAGCTCCTCGACGACGACCGGGTGGGTCCGTTTGACCATCTCGGTCAGCGCCCGGACGTCCTCGCGGCCGAGCAGCCGGCTCGCGTTGGTCCGGACGATCTCGGCGAGGTGCGTGATGATCACCGAGGCCCGGTCCACGACCGTCGCGCCGGAGAGCTCCGCCTGGTAGTGCAGTTCGGCGGGCACCCACTTGCCGGCCAGCCCGAAGACCGGCTCGACACCGGCCCGGCCGGGCAGTGCCTGCAGGCCTTCGCCGATCGCGAGCACCGCGCCCGGCGGCGCCTGACCGGTGCCGGCGTCGACACCGGAGATCCGGATGGCGTACGACGACAGCGGCAGATCGAGGTCGTCCCGGGTACGGACCGGCGGCATGATCACGCCGAGTTCCATCGCCATCTTGCGGCGCAGGGCGCGTACCCGGTCCAGCAGGTCGCCGCTGCTCTGATCGACCAGGTCGACCAGGTCCGGCGCGAGCGCCAGCTCCAGCGGGTCGATCCGCATCTCGCCGAGCAGTTGTTCCGGCGAGTCCGGCGACGGCAGGTCGGGCGCTTCCGCGGCGGCCGCCGCCGCGGCGGCATCGGGCTCCGGCTCCGGATCCTTCACCCTCTGGGCGAGGGCCAGGACCGCGCCTCCGACCAGCAGGAACGGCAGTTTCGGCAGGCCCGGGATGACGCAGAGGGCAAGCGCCGCGCCGCCGCCGATCCGCAGGGCCAGCTTGTTCTGACCCAGTTGGGCGGTGACGGTCTGGCCCATGTCGCCGGAGGTGGCCGATCGGGTCACGATCAGACCGGTGGCGACCGAGAGCAGCAGCGCGGGGATCTGGGAGACCAGGCCGTCGCCGATGCTCAGCATGCTGTAGTGGTTCATCGCGTCGACCGGCGCCATGCCGGCCTGCATGATGCCGATCGCGAACCCGCCGACCAGGTTGATCAGCGTGATGATGATGGCCGCGACGGCGTCACCCTTGACGAACTTGGAACCACCGTCCATGGCGCCGTAGAACTCGGCTTCGGCGGCCACCTCGGCGCGGCGCTTCTTCGCGCCCGCCTCGTCGATCAGGCCGGCGTTGAGGTCGGCGTCGATCGCCATCTGCTTGCCGGGCATCGCGTCGAGGGTGAACCGGGCGCCGACCTCGGCGACCCGCTCGGCACCCTTCGTCACCACGATCATCTGGACGATCACCAGGATCGAGAAGATGACCAGGCCGATGACGAGGTTGCCACCGACGACGAAGCTGCCGAACGCGTGGATCACCTTGCCGGCGTCGCCGTCCCTGAGCACCAGGCGGGTGGCGCTGATGTTGAGCGCCAGCCGGAACAGGGTCAGCACCAGCAGCAGGGCCGGGAAGACCGCGAAGTCCAGCGGCTTCTGCACGAACATGGAGATGAGCAGCGTCAGCAGGGCCACCGTGATGTTCACGGCGATGAACAGGTCCAGCAGGAAGGTCGGCAGGGGTACGACCATCATGATGATGATGCCGACGACCCCCACGGGTACGGCGAACTTGCTGATGCTCTGCTTCTTCACGGCACCTTCCGAGCATGGGGCAGTACGGGCGACGAGGCCCTTTCACTGGGGCCGCTATGGCACCGCCACGCACCGCTCTTCCTTGCCGATCTTCCCTGCTCTCAGACCCCAATGTGAGGCAATTTCCCGAAATTTCGGTTATGCCACAGCATCCCCATCGGTCAAGCAACACTTATCCGGCGTGTCGCGCCCCACCGGTCACACCGGTCACGCGACGGCCCCGGACGGGTTCGGGATCTGATGCAGGCCGGCCGCCGACCCCTTGGCCTTCAGGCTCATTACGAACGCCAGCACCTTCGCCACCGCGCCGAAGAAGTCGGTCGGGATCTCCTGGCCGATGTCGCAGCTGTCGTAGAGCGATCGCGCCAGCGGGACGTCCTGGACCATCGGCACCCGGTTCTCGGTGGCGATGTCCCGGATCTTCGCGGCGACCGGGCCCTTGCCCATCGCCACCACCCGCGGCGCGCCCTTGTCCGGCTCGTACCGGAGGGCGACCGCCACGTGCACCGGGTTGACCACGACGACGTCGGCGGTCGGCACGTCGGCCATCTGCCGGCTCTGCGCCATCGCCATCTGCCGGGCCCGGATCTGGCCCTTGACGTGCGGGTCACCCTCGGTGTTCTTGTACTCCTGCTTGACCTCTTCCTTGGTCATCCGCAGTTGTTTGTTCGTGCGCTTCTTCACCACGAAGTAGTCGGCCGCGGCCATCACGATGCCGGCCGCGGCGGCGGCCCGGATCAGCGAGATCGCGGCGTCGTTCACGATCGCCAGGGTGGAGGCGAGCGGCAA comes from the Actinoplanes sp. OR16 genome and includes:
- a CDS encoding cell envelope biogenesis protein TolA, with translation MNRLFRLGPVLRARKAQEDAARGAVIQSRAEIRDAEALVKRRRLELTGADAPTEGTARAMVASLVARQSLAAGLFSAQRMVVDAQDIEREKIAALTEAAKKRRAVEMMAERHAEAVRDHDLRTDQANLDELAVTSKARQAANGAEGGQE
- a CDS encoding transglycosylase SLT domain-containing protein, which encodes MTSMGVNGVINRVAELKEQLGLNPPPAAATTGANGTKFASALADATSAGVAQPGKSSGPSGADVVAAAKKYLGTPYVFGSDNPSKGLDCSGFVQQAYEDLGVKLPRNSWQQAQAGRPVASLSDAKPGDVLAFNSPVDHVAIYLGDNKMIAAPKPGDHVKIQSVYEKPSHIRRVLDTVPAAAVQDMSALRPAGLRGAGSTGGVSGVPYADLFNTAGARFGVDPKLLAAVAKVESGYNPKAVSKVGAQGLMQLMPSTARGLGVHNAFDPEQAVNGAAKLLSQHLKEFKSLPLALAAYNAGGGAVKKYDGIPPFSETQAYVPKVQNALAALGG
- a CDS encoding flagellar hook-length control protein FliK, translating into MPASVTGPDRRPTTDSTRRAGGRRDEGGSDFGSALSAEMGRPDDEEKKAPDAAKRAGTDQATANRAASIRSAERAADDQAAANRAALDRSVANRAASDRSLMNRALKDDDTNRLDSNRTGSARAAATAAADRAADQRAAASRAADQRSAASRAADQRDAGRTAGQRAEDQRVADRAADRAADRAADRAAANRDADRNAAARATANRALANRALTNRAIANRAAQPFAKPAVTERPAAERPSTDGTHAADADRATTTDRAGATDRAAGRSATGRSTAGRAGAGSADRAAADGAGTDRAGTDRTGTDRAEEAADSAKAADRTGTETGTGQTAAGTTATAEQLAAAAAQAGQQQGIVAGVADGAADPSAVTGVAASTGVAGATAAGVDLAGTTTGVGGTGAAGAGADGTGVGGPGSAGVGAPGTGVGGPGTGEPGVGGTGAAGQTGAGSAGGPGQAGGVPLPAGMTPVSQDMAADPALAAAAQAAAQTAATRADAAQAGTATENVQSADATATPAGDTATPGAGVAGPGGDAASANAGGGSAEGGGSEGERFPAPETAGVPAGGVPAGASGVPGAGQTDPAAAAGMPPGTPGVTGPQAAAPAAPLADVPAPPPSTPVPGPPASQLAMRIVPLKLDADGVHRLTVHLHPVDLGPVQVVAEIRNGDISVQLSGGTEAGTEALRSALDDLRRELQDSGFGNCTLDLRQGTAQQGRQQFPGGGPGRRGDVPGGTNDLPAEPAPNATRRATPTGRIDVQA
- the flhA gene encoding flagellar biosynthesis protein FlhA translates to MKKQSISKFAVPVGVVGIIIMMVVPLPTFLLDLFIAVNITVALLTLLISMFVQKPLDFAVFPALLLVLTLFRLALNISATRLVLRDGDAGKVIHAFGSFVVGGNLVIGLVIFSILVIVQMIVVTKGAERVAEVGARFTLDAMPGKQMAIDADLNAGLIDEAGAKKRRAEVAAEAEFYGAMDGGSKFVKGDAVAAIIITLINLVGGFAIGIMQAGMAPVDAMNHYSMLSIGDGLVSQIPALLLSVATGLIVTRSATSGDMGQTVTAQLGQNKLALRIGGGAALALCVIPGLPKLPFLLVGGAVLALAQRVKDPEPEPDAAAAAAAAEAPDLPSPDSPEQLLGEMRIDPLELALAPDLVDLVDQSSGDLLDRVRALRRKMAMELGVIMPPVRTRDDLDLPLSSYAIRISGVDAGTGQAPPGAVLAIGEGLQALPGRAGVEPVFGLAGKWVPAELHYQAELSGATVVDRASVIITHLAEIVRTNASRLLGREDVRALTEMVKRTHPVVVEELTPGLLSLGQIQKVLQAMLDEGVPIRDLVRIFEALSLRAKQTVDHDSLVEAARSALGPAIAAQYASSGRLTVITLDPMLEQSLLESLRPSETGAFMAIDGMRAEAIVSEASRLAEAAEQQGLNPVLACSPQLRLPLMRLLRAGSRRVQVLSYSEISGSTAQIETIGVVNGAYAGAA
- a CDS encoding flagellar biosynthesis protein FlhB, which codes for MSGEKTEQPTAQKLKKAKQEGQMGKTPDLGAWFGILAASIMLPRTLKKAMEQAEQLFQKIPDTIQNPDAGKGIAILKDALMGAVWAVLPLALTMMLVGVAGAGAQGGIRVATKLFKPKFNRLNPLPGIKRMFGMQSLWELVKAVVKTGVLVGVLYMTMKDIVPTLMQAGQLPLASTLAIVNDAAISLIRAAAAAGIVMAAADYFVVKKRTNKQLRMTKEEVKQEYKNTEGDPHVKGQIRARQMAMAQSRQMADVPTADVVVVNPVHVAVALRYEPDKGAPRVVAMGKGPVAAKIRDIATENRVPMVQDVPLARSLYDSCDIGQEIPTDFFGAVAKVLAFVMSLKAKGSAAGLHQIPNPSGAVA